One genomic segment of Arthrobacter sp. Marseille-P9274 includes these proteins:
- the ccsB gene encoding c-type cytochrome biogenesis protein CcsB, with protein MPSIDETLGQYSELFILLAAMAFTVAFIAFCWDLATSSKTIRAVENRLAEQRAEQKVPATVGGGAGPAAGATADIAVADESMDYAGERRNAARIGVAVSVLGAIILAAGVISRGIAAHRVPWGNMYEFCTTGALVVAVVYLLTLIKKDLRFLGSFVIGLVVIMLCAAAIGFPTPVAHLVPALQSYWLVIHVSVAVIASSLFTLTFAMSVLQLLQANREARARAGQPDRLAFMRLAPSALTLENVAYRINAVAFVLWTFTLMAGAIWAEKAWGRYWGWDTKEVWTFVIWVVYAGYLHARATRGWTGTRAAWLSIVGYLCVIFNFSIVNVFFSGLHSYSGLQ; from the coding sequence ATGCCAAGCATTGACGAAACCCTCGGCCAGTACAGCGAGCTGTTCATACTGCTGGCGGCCATGGCGTTCACCGTGGCCTTCATCGCCTTCTGCTGGGACCTGGCAACTTCCAGCAAGACCATCCGCGCGGTGGAGAACCGGCTCGCCGAACAGCGTGCCGAACAGAAGGTCCCGGCCACGGTTGGGGGCGGCGCAGGGCCGGCCGCCGGCGCCACGGCGGACATCGCCGTCGCGGACGAGTCCATGGACTACGCCGGTGAACGCCGCAACGCCGCCCGCATCGGCGTCGCCGTCAGCGTCCTCGGTGCCATCATCCTGGCCGCCGGGGTGATCAGCCGCGGCATCGCTGCGCACCGCGTGCCGTGGGGCAACATGTACGAATTCTGCACCACCGGCGCCCTCGTCGTGGCCGTGGTGTACCTGCTGACCCTGATCAAGAAGGACCTGCGGTTCCTCGGCTCCTTCGTGATCGGGCTCGTGGTCATCATGCTGTGCGCGGCCGCCATCGGGTTCCCGACGCCGGTCGCCCACCTCGTCCCGGCGCTGCAGAGCTACTGGCTGGTCATCCATGTGTCCGTCGCGGTGATCGCCTCCTCGCTGTTCACGCTGACGTTCGCGATGTCGGTGCTGCAGCTGCTGCAGGCGAACCGCGAGGCCCGCGCCCGCGCCGGACAGCCGGACCGGCTGGCGTTCATGCGCCTGGCCCCGTCCGCGCTGACCCTTGAGAACGTCGCCTACCGGATCAACGCCGTCGCCTTCGTCCTCTGGACCTTCACGCTCATGGCCGGCGCGATCTGGGCCGAGAAGGCCTGGGGCCGCTACTGGGGCTGGGACACCAAGGAAGTCTGGACCTTCGTGATCTGGGTTGTCTACGCCGGCTACCTGCACGCCCGCGCCACGCGCGGCTGGACCGGCACGCGCGCCGCCTGGCTGTCGATTGTCGGCTACCTGTGCGTGATCTTCAACTTCTCGATCGTCAACGTCTTCTTCTCCGGCCTGCACAGCTACTCCGGCCTCCAGTAG
- a CDS encoding VOC family protein, which yields MTFNIQVAVDSADPHKQADWWAETLGWIVEPTDQEFVSDMIAKGYASDEDTIIHNGVRVWKPGAAICPASESGERGRRRILFQTVPEPKTTKNRVHWDVDLAGEDKDEARARLEARGATFLHDGREGPHIWYTMADPEGNEFCIS from the coding sequence ATGACCTTCAACATCCAGGTAGCGGTGGACAGCGCCGATCCGCATAAGCAGGCCGACTGGTGGGCGGAAACCTTGGGGTGGATCGTGGAACCGACAGACCAGGAGTTCGTCTCGGACATGATCGCCAAAGGCTACGCCAGCGACGAGGACACGATCATCCACAACGGTGTCCGGGTCTGGAAACCCGGGGCCGCGATCTGTCCGGCCAGCGAGTCCGGCGAGCGCGGCCGTCGGCGAATCCTCTTCCAGACCGTGCCGGAGCCCAAAACGACCAAGAACCGCGTGCACTGGGATGTGGACCTTGCTGGCGAAGACAAGGACGAGGCCAGGGCGAGGCTCGAAGCGCGGGGGGCGACGTTCCTGCATGACGGACGGGAGGGCCCGCACATCTGGTACACGATGGCCGATCCAGAGGGCAACGAGTTCTGCATCTCCTGA
- a CDS encoding AMP-binding protein, giving the protein MELAAALGALSAAMTGQGPAVELTADGTPNPVLSGGLAPGTAAVVRTSGSTGTPKATMLGAEALAASARATALRLGGEGQWLLALGANYVAGLQVLARSIHAGTRPEVMDLSGGFTPQAFTEAAEGLTGRFRITSLVPTQLHRLLESPSEGAVKALRRFDAILLGGARLPDSLSAEAARHSLKIVRTYGMSETCGGCVYDGVPLEGVRLGFERGRILIGGDVVAAGYLDDPGLTAAHFHRAEGTRWFRTSDLGAVHDGVLAVSGRADDVLITGGVKVSAAAVAAAIEAVPGVRAALVAGIDNPEWGTQVGAAVVGTATEEEIRARVRSELGGPATPRHIVSLEALPLLENGKPDRLAVAELLRDAANVAPAGRRPPPRAGE; this is encoded by the coding sequence ATGGAACTGGCAGCAGCACTGGGGGCCCTGTCCGCGGCGATGACGGGGCAGGGCCCGGCCGTCGAGCTGACGGCCGACGGCACGCCGAACCCGGTATTGTCCGGCGGTTTGGCCCCGGGAACCGCGGCGGTGGTGCGCACCTCGGGGTCGACGGGCACGCCCAAGGCCACGATGCTCGGCGCCGAAGCGCTGGCCGCGTCCGCCCGCGCCACCGCGCTGCGGCTGGGCGGGGAGGGGCAGTGGCTCCTCGCGCTTGGAGCGAACTACGTGGCCGGCCTGCAGGTGCTGGCGCGCTCGATCCACGCCGGGACCCGGCCCGAGGTGATGGACCTGTCGGGCGGGTTCACCCCGCAGGCCTTCACGGAAGCCGCCGAGGGGCTGACCGGGCGCTTCCGCATCACGTCCTTGGTGCCGACCCAGCTGCACCGGCTGCTCGAGTCCCCCTCGGAGGGCGCGGTCAAGGCGCTGCGCAGGTTTGACGCGATCCTCCTCGGCGGCGCGCGGCTACCGGATAGCCTAAGCGCCGAGGCCGCCCGGCATTCCCTCAAGATTGTGCGGACCTACGGCATGAGCGAAACCTGCGGCGGCTGCGTTTACGACGGCGTACCGCTGGAGGGAGTGCGCCTGGGCTTCGAGCGGGGCCGGATCCTGATCGGCGGCGATGTGGTTGCCGCCGGCTACCTGGACGACCCGGGGCTGACGGCCGCCCACTTCCACCGCGCCGAGGGGACGCGCTGGTTCCGCACCTCGGACCTCGGTGCGGTGCACGACGGCGTCCTCGCGGTCAGCGGGCGCGCGGACGATGTCCTCATCACCGGGGGCGTCAAGGTGTCGGCCGCCGCGGTCGCCGCCGCCATCGAGGCCGTGCCGGGGGTGCGGGCGGCCCTGGTCGCCGGAATCGACAACCCGGAATGGGGCACCCAGGTGGGCGCCGCCGTCGTCGGTACCGCTACCGAGGAAGAGATCCGGGCCCGCGTGCGCAGCGAACTCGGCGGACCGGCCACCCCGCGCCACATTGTGTCGCTGGAGGCGCTGCCGCTGCTGGAGAACGGCAAGCCGGACCGGCTGGCCGTGGCCGAGCTGCTGCGGGACGCGGCCAATGTGGCGCCCGCTGGACGGCGCCCGCCGCCGCGTGCGGGAGAATAG
- a CDS encoding SRPBCC family protein, translating into MTYGLELDRYIDAPADVVWDVLTDIGRSPTTLSGVTGVEILTPGTYREGFRWRETRRMLGKEATEEMWVAAVDAPGSTTVKAASGGTDYTTRFTLTPAGEGTQLRLSFGAEAQNPGWKHRLAMALFGKLGMHAARKAINQDLYDIAAAAEARREASHE; encoded by the coding sequence ATGACCTATGGGCTGGAACTGGACCGCTATATTGACGCGCCCGCCGACGTCGTGTGGGACGTGCTCACCGACATCGGCCGGTCCCCGACGACCCTCTCGGGAGTGACCGGCGTCGAAATCCTGACGCCGGGCACCTACCGCGAGGGCTTCCGCTGGCGGGAGACGCGCAGGATGCTGGGCAAGGAAGCCACCGAGGAAATGTGGGTCGCGGCCGTGGATGCTCCGGGTTCGACGACGGTCAAGGCGGCGTCCGGCGGCACCGACTACACGACGAGGTTCACGCTCACACCGGCAGGGGAGGGCACCCAGCTGCGGCTGTCCTTCGGAGCCGAGGCGCAGAATCCCGGCTGGAAGCATCGGCTGGCGATGGCGCTGTTCGGCAAGCTGGGGATGCACGCCGCCCGGAAGGCCATCAACCAGGACCTGTATGACATCGCCGCCGCGGCGGAGGCCCGGCGGGAGGCTTCGCATGAATGA
- a CDS encoding PLD nuclease N-terminal domain-containing protein, which produces MVRVYILLVVVAVAVIVYALIECIRSRPQEVRSISKPAWILTILLVPLIGALLWFLFGRPRSTPQPQVQQRRPMAPDDDVAFLRKLEHQRRQQQREAERQKREREAKKREQGGAADKLGEQDPENPGPR; this is translated from the coding sequence ATGGTTCGCGTGTACATTCTGCTCGTCGTGGTGGCTGTCGCAGTCATCGTCTATGCGCTCATCGAGTGCATCCGCTCACGGCCGCAGGAAGTGCGCAGCATCTCCAAGCCTGCCTGGATCCTGACCATACTGCTGGTCCCGCTGATCGGCGCGCTGCTGTGGTTCCTCTTCGGCAGGCCGCGCTCCACGCCGCAGCCCCAGGTCCAGCAGCGCCGCCCGATGGCTCCCGACGACGACGTGGCCTTCCTGCGCAAACTGGAGCACCAGCGGCGCCAGCAGCAGCGGGAGGCGGAGCGGCAGAAGCGCGAACGCGAGGCGAAAAAGAGGGAGCAGGGCGGAGCCGCGGACAAGCTCGGCGAGCAGGATCCGGAGAACCCCGGGCCGCGCTGA
- a CDS encoding SRPBCC family protein, with translation MNDAFRIHVSLDSTIDGGSLLRFRCRFGQSLSRVWQALTVDEQLSAWFPCRVRLEERAGGRIEFLFPGEEPVHGEVLEFESENRLAFTWDEEVLRWQLHPDAEGCRLMMTNTLQDPQTRAKVAAGWHSCFEQLAAILAGEDSEPVPQTPVPELVALYERTLG, from the coding sequence ATGAATGATGCCTTCCGGATCCATGTGAGCCTCGACAGCACTATCGACGGCGGGTCCCTGCTGCGGTTCCGTTGCCGGTTCGGCCAGAGCCTCTCACGCGTATGGCAGGCCCTGACGGTGGACGAGCAGCTCTCCGCCTGGTTCCCCTGCCGCGTCAGGCTCGAGGAACGCGCCGGCGGCCGGATCGAATTCCTGTTTCCCGGCGAGGAACCTGTCCACGGCGAGGTGCTGGAGTTCGAGTCCGAGAACCGGCTGGCCTTCACCTGGGATGAGGAAGTCCTGCGCTGGCAGCTGCATCCCGACGCTGAGGGATGCCGGCTCATGATGACCAACACGCTCCAGGACCCGCAGACCCGGGCCAAGGTCGCCGCCGGCTGGCACAGCTGCTTCGAACAGCTGGCGGCCATCCTCGCCGGCGAGGACTCGGAGCCGGTCCCGCAGACTCCCGTGCCCGAACTGGTGGCACTCTACGAGCGGACGCTGGGCTAG
- a CDS encoding YceI family protein, translated as MTLPQGLTEGVWKLDQAHSEIGFTVRHAGISKVRGRFTDADAEARVGSTLADSTLHATVKTASFNSGEANRDAHVKGTDFFDVEQFPEMTFVARGVEGDGEEYTLTGDLTIRGVTKPVEVEVEFTGVAVDPFGATRAGFTGEAEISRKEFGLTWNAALEAGGVLVSDKVKINLDAALIKQS; from the coding sequence ATGACACTGCCCCAAGGCCTCACAGAAGGCGTTTGGAAACTCGACCAGGCCCACAGCGAGATCGGCTTCACGGTCCGCCACGCCGGCATCAGCAAGGTCCGCGGACGGTTCACGGACGCAGACGCCGAAGCGCGCGTCGGATCGACGCTGGCAGACTCCACCCTCCACGCGACCGTCAAGACCGCCAGCTTCAACTCGGGCGAGGCCAACCGCGACGCCCACGTCAAGGGCACGGACTTTTTCGATGTCGAACAGTTCCCGGAGATGACCTTCGTCGCGAGGGGGGTTGAGGGCGACGGCGAGGAATACACCCTCACGGGCGACCTCACCATCCGTGGTGTCACCAAGCCGGTCGAGGTGGAGGTGGAGTTCACGGGCGTCGCCGTCGATCCGTTCGGCGCCACCCGCGCCGGCTTCACCGGCGAAGCCGAGATCAGCCGCAAGGAATTCGGCCTGACCTGGAACGCGGCGCTCGAAGCCGGCGGCGTACTGGTCAGCGACAAGGTGAAGATCAACCTGGACGCAGCGCTCATCAAGCAGTCCTGA
- a CDS encoding histidine phosphatase family protein, with product MPPTTVHLLRHGEVHNPGRVLYGRLPEFHLSELGQKMAQRAADYFADRVANGANICYLVSSPLTRAQETAQPTAAALNLEIVTDDRIIEAENRFEGLADIRRQLRDPRHWASLRNPMRPSWGEAYTAQVLRVMAAAEDARKAAEEIGGPGAEAVMVSHQLPIWVTRLAAERRRLWHDPRRRQCTLASVTSLMFDGEHLAGVDYCEPSADLLPGAANIPGA from the coding sequence ATGCCGCCAACGACTGTTCACTTACTGCGCCACGGCGAAGTCCATAATCCGGGCCGTGTGCTCTATGGCAGGCTGCCCGAGTTCCATCTGTCGGAGCTGGGCCAGAAGATGGCGCAGCGTGCGGCGGACTATTTCGCGGACCGGGTCGCGAACGGCGCCAACATTTGCTATCTCGTCTCGTCGCCGCTGACCAGGGCACAGGAGACCGCCCAGCCGACGGCCGCGGCGCTGAACCTGGAGATTGTCACGGACGATCGGATCATCGAGGCCGAAAACCGCTTCGAAGGCCTGGCTGACATCAGGCGGCAGCTGCGCGATCCGCGGCACTGGGCCTCCCTGCGCAATCCGATGCGGCCCTCCTGGGGCGAGGCCTACACCGCCCAGGTCCTGCGGGTGATGGCGGCGGCGGAAGATGCGCGGAAGGCCGCCGAGGAAATCGGCGGGCCGGGGGCAGAGGCCGTCATGGTCAGCCACCAGCTGCCCATCTGGGTCACGCGACTGGCCGCGGAGCGCCGCCGGCTCTGGCACGACCCGCGACGGCGGCAGTGCACGCTGGCGTCCGTGACCAGCCTGATGTTCGACGGCGAGCACCTCGCCGGGGTGGACTATTGCGAGCCGAGCGCGGACCTGCTGCCCGGTGCGGCCAATATCCCTGGAGCGTAA
- a CDS encoding cytochrome c biogenesis CcdA family protein, with translation MGITYIPGSVGNLFGETVLSGSVLLAIPVAMLAGLVSFMSPCVLPLVPGYLGYVTGLTGVDLDSQRRGRMFAGIGLFVLGFSAVFVAIGAVFGQLGAWLKGTEAAWVTQLLGVVVIVMGIVFMGGLSWFQRDRKIHSRPPAGLWGAPVLGMTFGLGWAPCIGPTFSAVQALAFSGGADAAKGAFLAFVYCLGLGVPFLLIALGVRRGMGAMAFFRRHRLFLQRAGGGLLVVLGLLMASGLWGSWVTQLQDWFANEVRLPI, from the coding sequence GTGGGAATCACCTACATCCCCGGCTCGGTCGGCAACCTCTTCGGCGAAACCGTGCTCAGCGGTTCGGTGCTGCTGGCCATTCCGGTGGCCATGCTGGCTGGACTCGTTTCATTCATGTCCCCGTGCGTGCTCCCGCTGGTGCCGGGGTACCTGGGCTACGTCACGGGCCTGACGGGCGTGGACCTGGACAGCCAGCGGCGCGGCCGGATGTTCGCCGGAATCGGCCTGTTCGTCCTTGGTTTCTCCGCCGTCTTCGTGGCGATCGGAGCGGTGTTCGGCCAGCTGGGCGCCTGGCTCAAGGGCACGGAAGCCGCGTGGGTAACGCAACTGCTCGGCGTCGTCGTTATTGTCATGGGCATCGTTTTTATGGGCGGACTCAGCTGGTTCCAGCGGGACCGGAAGATCCACTCCCGCCCGCCGGCCGGCCTTTGGGGCGCGCCGGTGCTGGGCATGACCTTCGGCCTGGGCTGGGCGCCGTGCATCGGGCCGACGTTCTCCGCCGTGCAGGCGCTGGCCTTCTCCGGCGGCGCCGACGCCGCGAAGGGTGCTTTCCTTGCCTTTGTCTACTGCCTTGGCCTCGGGGTCCCCTTCCTGCTGATTGCCCTCGGTGTGCGCCGCGGCATGGGGGCGATGGCCTTCTTCCGCCGCCACCGGTTGTTCCTCCAGCGGGCCGGCGGCGGCCTGCTGGTAGTTTTGGGCCTGCTGATGGCCAGCGGCCTGTGGGGGAGCTGGGTCACGCAACTGCAGGACTGGTTCGCCAACGAAGTGAGGCTCCCCATCTGA
- a CDS encoding DUF4229 domain-containing protein has translation MAFWKFTALRLGIVVLVFILGLFLQLGIVYSAIVAVVIAWCVTYLFFRKMRDAASASLQYRFSGKAAPLRTSTEISDAMAEDEAVDRHGQLGVDADRKPRPTKD, from the coding sequence GTGGCTTTCTGGAAATTTACCGCACTCCGGCTCGGGATCGTCGTCCTGGTCTTCATCCTCGGACTCTTCCTGCAACTTGGCATCGTGTACTCAGCGATCGTTGCCGTCGTCATCGCCTGGTGCGTGACGTACCTGTTCTTCCGCAAGATGCGGGACGCGGCGTCGGCGAGCCTGCAATACCGCTTCTCCGGAAAGGCCGCGCCGCTTCGCACTTCGACGGAGATTTCGGACGCGATGGCCGAGGACGAAGCGGTCGACCGCCACGGCCAGCTGGGCGTGGACGCGGACCGCAAGCCGCGGCCGACGAAGGACTGA
- a CDS encoding 1,4-dihydroxy-2-naphthoyl-CoA synthase, whose translation MSSDHAAPASADVLPAKVSDVFDPTRWREVSGFDFQDLTYHRQVERDADGRVLRDLPTVRIAFNRPEVRNAFRPGTVDELYRAMDHARMTPDVATVLLTGNGPSPKDGGHSFCSGGDQRIRGRDGYRYVIQGTDGETQETIDPARAGRLHILEVQRLMRTMPKVVIAVVNGWAAGGGHSLHVVSDLTIASRQHGKFKQTDATVGSFDAGYGSALLARQIGQKAAREIFFLAREYSAEDMVRMGAVNEAVDHERLEEVALEYAADIARQSPQAIRMLKFAFNLADDGLAGQQVFAGEATRLAYMTDEAVEGKDAFLQKRDPDWSRFPYYF comes from the coding sequence GTGAGTTCAGATCATGCCGCACCAGCATCAGCCGACGTCCTGCCCGCGAAGGTCTCGGACGTGTTCGACCCAACCCGGTGGCGGGAGGTCTCCGGCTTCGACTTCCAGGACCTGACCTACCACCGCCAGGTGGAGCGCGACGCCGATGGCCGGGTCCTCCGCGACCTGCCGACGGTGCGGATCGCCTTCAACCGTCCGGAGGTGCGCAACGCCTTCCGGCCGGGAACGGTGGACGAACTCTACCGGGCCATGGACCACGCCCGGATGACCCCTGACGTAGCCACCGTCCTGCTCACCGGCAACGGCCCCTCCCCCAAGGACGGCGGCCACTCCTTCTGCTCCGGCGGAGACCAGCGCATCCGGGGGCGCGACGGCTACAGGTATGTAATACAGGGAACAGACGGGGAAACCCAGGAGACCATCGACCCCGCCCGCGCCGGCCGGCTCCACATCCTAGAAGTCCAGCGGTTGATGCGCACGATGCCCAAGGTGGTCATCGCCGTCGTCAACGGCTGGGCCGCCGGCGGAGGGCACAGCCTGCACGTGGTCTCCGACCTGACCATTGCGTCCCGCCAGCACGGGAAATTCAAGCAGACGGACGCCACGGTCGGCAGCTTCGACGCGGGCTACGGCTCGGCGCTGCTCGCCCGCCAGATCGGGCAGAAGGCCGCGCGCGAGATCTTCTTCCTGGCCCGCGAGTACTCGGCCGAGGACATGGTCCGGATGGGCGCCGTCAACGAGGCCGTGGACCACGAGCGGCTCGAGGAAGTCGCCCTGGAATACGCCGCGGACATCGCGCGGCAGTCCCCGCAGGCCATCCGCATGCTCAAGTTCGCCTTCAACCTGGCCGACGATGGCCTGGCCGGCCAGCAGGTCTTTGCCGGAGAAGCGACCCGGCTGGCCTACATGACGGACGAAGCCGTCGAGGGCAAGGACGCCTTCCTGCAGAAGCGCGATCCGGACTGGTCCCGCTTCCCCTACTACTTCTAG
- a CDS encoding cytochrome c biogenesis protein ResB, translating to MSKTTAKKYDVELPKLGFLGTVRFIWSQLTSMRTALFLLLLLAVAAVPGSLFPQRPANPAVVTQYIADHPQTGPWLDRFQLFDVYSSVWFSAIYLLLFVSLIGCVIPRAIKHWQAMRAQPPRTPRRLSRLPQYAAMALPAGSSVTRQSAVEDAARVLKRRGYRVHVRDTDTDRPSVGAERGLFKEVGNLVFHVSLIGVLVSVAVGGLYGYRGQKIIVEGESFVNTLVSYDNFTPGSSFHEDRLAPYLLQLDKFEVEFDRESKTHYGQPLDFAATMTTRDAPGAEAKEQVLKVNEPLAIGGTNVYLVGNGYAPVVTVRDGNGNVAYQGPVVAVPNDSAYTSTMAIKVPDAKPEQLGFVGFFLPTAVEGEDGVAVGSDPDPFNPRLYLNSYKGDLGLDNGDPKNVYVLDTSGLTVLNDRKQEAGGIELGAYESADLPDGLGSITFDGLKRYIALDIDHDPGQGGALVFSTLALLGLGASLFIGRRRVWVRTGTHEDGRTMVEWGLLARGEDPRLVAESAALRKLFEKEWLATENGPADNDRDAVGVNES from the coding sequence ATGAGCAAGACAACTGCCAAAAAGTACGACGTCGAGCTGCCCAAGTTGGGGTTCCTCGGCACCGTGCGCTTTATCTGGTCCCAGTTGACGAGCATGCGCACCGCGCTGTTCCTGCTGCTGCTGCTCGCGGTGGCCGCGGTGCCCGGCTCGCTGTTCCCGCAGCGCCCGGCCAACCCCGCCGTGGTGACGCAGTACATCGCCGATCATCCGCAGACCGGGCCGTGGCTGGACCGTTTCCAGCTGTTCGATGTGTACTCGTCCGTCTGGTTCTCCGCGATCTACCTGCTGCTGTTCGTCTCGCTGATCGGCTGCGTGATCCCGCGAGCCATCAAGCACTGGCAGGCCATGCGTGCGCAGCCGCCGCGGACGCCCCGAAGGCTCTCCCGACTGCCCCAATACGCGGCGATGGCGCTGCCGGCGGGCTCGTCGGTGACCCGGCAGTCCGCCGTCGAGGACGCCGCCCGGGTGCTGAAGCGCCGGGGCTACCGCGTCCACGTGCGCGACACCGATACGGACCGTCCCTCCGTCGGGGCGGAGCGCGGCCTCTTCAAAGAGGTCGGCAACCTGGTCTTCCACGTGTCCCTGATCGGGGTGCTGGTTTCCGTGGCGGTGGGCGGCCTGTACGGCTACCGCGGGCAGAAGATCATTGTGGAGGGCGAGTCCTTCGTCAACACGCTGGTCAGCTACGACAACTTCACGCCGGGCAGCAGCTTCCACGAGGACCGGCTGGCGCCGTATTTGCTGCAGCTGGACAAGTTCGAGGTGGAGTTCGACCGCGAGTCCAAGACCCACTACGGCCAGCCGCTGGACTTCGCCGCGACCATGACCACGCGCGACGCCCCGGGGGCCGAGGCGAAGGAGCAGGTCCTGAAGGTCAACGAGCCGCTGGCGATCGGCGGGACCAACGTTTACCTCGTCGGCAACGGCTACGCTCCCGTGGTGACGGTGCGCGACGGCAACGGCAACGTGGCGTACCAGGGCCCGGTCGTCGCGGTGCCGAACGACAGCGCCTACACGTCCACCATGGCGATCAAGGTGCCGGACGCCAAGCCGGAGCAGCTTGGGTTTGTCGGCTTCTTCCTGCCGACGGCCGTCGAGGGCGAAGACGGCGTGGCGGTGGGCAGCGATCCGGATCCGTTCAATCCGCGGCTGTACCTGAACTCGTACAAGGGCGACCTGGGCCTGGACAACGGCGATCCGAAGAACGTGTACGTGCTCGACACCAGTGGGCTGACGGTCCTCAACGACCGTAAGCAGGAAGCCGGCGGCATCGAACTGGGTGCCTATGAAAGCGCGGACCTGCCGGACGGCCTGGGCAGCATCACCTTTGACGGGCTCAAGCGGTACATCGCCCTGGACATCGACCACGATCCGGGCCAGGGCGGGGCACTGGTGTTCTCGACGCTGGCGCTCCTGGGGCTCGGCGCCTCGCTGTTCATCGGACGGCGCCGCGTCTGGGTCCGGACGGGAACCCACGAGGACGGCCGCACCATGGTCGAATGGGGTCTGCTGGCCCGCGGCGAGGATCCGCGGCTGGTCGCCGAATCGGCGGCGCTGCGCAAGCTTTTCGAGAAAGAGTGGCTGGCCACGGAGAACGGGCCCGCCGACAATGACCGTGACGCCGTCGGCGTCAACGAATCCTAA
- a CDS encoding 1,4-dihydroxy-2-naphthoate polyprenyltransferase: protein MATAGQWIEGARLRTLPMGIAPVIVGSAAAYDLEAFHPLRALLALLTALLFQIGVNYSNDYSDGIRGTDDVRVGPLRLTASGLASPKSVKYAAFGCFGAAMLAGLLLIMLSGTWPLLLVGVGCVIAAWAYTGGKNPYGYIGLGEVFVFLFFGLVATMGTTYTQALTVSWSSFLGAVSIGLLASALLMANNVRDIPTDREAGKMTLAVRLGDEAARISYVMMLALALLLPLLLINDHPWILLVLLVSPLCITPSWVMLRSHRRQDMIPVLKQTGVISLCFAAAFTLGMVLTRLV, encoded by the coding sequence GTGGCAACAGCCGGCCAATGGATTGAAGGCGCCCGCCTCCGCACCCTCCCGATGGGCATCGCTCCCGTGATCGTGGGCAGTGCCGCGGCCTACGACCTCGAGGCGTTCCACCCCCTGCGGGCGCTGCTGGCCCTGCTCACCGCGCTGCTCTTCCAGATCGGCGTCAACTACTCCAACGACTACTCGGACGGCATCCGCGGGACCGACGACGTGCGGGTGGGACCGCTGCGGCTGACCGCCTCCGGCCTGGCCTCGCCCAAGTCGGTCAAGTACGCCGCCTTCGGCTGCTTCGGCGCGGCCATGCTGGCCGGGCTGCTGCTGATCATGCTGTCCGGCACCTGGCCGCTGCTGCTCGTCGGGGTGGGCTGCGTGATCGCTGCCTGGGCGTATACCGGCGGCAAGAACCCTTACGGCTACATCGGTCTCGGCGAGGTCTTCGTCTTCCTGTTCTTCGGCCTCGTCGCCACCATGGGCACGACCTACACGCAGGCCCTCACCGTCAGCTGGAGCTCGTTCCTCGGCGCCGTCTCGATCGGGCTGCTGGCCAGTGCCCTGCTGATGGCCAACAACGTTCGGGACATCCCCACCGACCGGGAGGCGGGCAAGATGACCCTCGCCGTGCGGCTCGGCGACGAGGCGGCGCGGATCAGCTACGTCATGATGCTGGCGCTTGCCCTGCTGCTGCCGCTGCTGTTGATCAACGACCACCCGTGGATCCTGCTGGTGCTGCTGGTGTCGCCGCTGTGCATCACGCCCTCGTGGGTCATGCTGCGCAGCCATCGGCGCCAGGACATGATTCCGGTGCTGAAGCAGACCGGTGTCATCAGCCTGTGCTTCGCCGCCGCGTTCACCCTCGGGATGGTGCTGACCCGGCTGGTCTAG
- a CDS encoding TlpA disulfide reductase family protein, with product MSAALVFALPLAACTVEDSLAQQANAGDNKNYIAGDGSVTEYDPGSRGEPVQLTGTLFDGSKVDSSGWTGKVTVLNFWYAACAPCRLEAKDLQALSREFSEEARFYGVNVRDEKATAEAFERNFGVTYPSFKDKDGGILLSMTSYVPPQAVPTTLVLDKEGRVAARILGVADKGTLKTLIRDTAAA from the coding sequence ATGAGCGCCGCGCTGGTCTTCGCGCTGCCGCTGGCCGCCTGCACGGTGGAGGACTCGCTGGCCCAGCAGGCCAATGCCGGCGACAACAAGAACTATATCGCCGGCGACGGATCGGTCACCGAATATGACCCGGGCAGCCGCGGCGAGCCCGTCCAACTGACCGGAACGCTGTTCGACGGCAGCAAGGTCGACTCGTCCGGCTGGACGGGCAAGGTGACCGTGCTCAACTTCTGGTACGCGGCCTGCGCGCCGTGCCGCCTGGAGGCCAAGGACCTGCAGGCCCTGAGCCGGGAATTCAGCGAGGAAGCCCGGTTCTACGGCGTGAATGTGCGCGACGAAAAGGCGACGGCCGAGGCATTCGAGCGCAACTTCGGCGTGACGTACCCGAGCTTCAAAGACAAGGACGGCGGCATCCTGCTGTCGATGACCAGCTACGTCCCCCCGCAGGCCGTCCCCACCACGCTGGTGCTGGACAAGGAAGGCCGCGTTGCCGCCCGGATTCTTGGGGTGGCTGACAAGGGCACGCTGAAGACCCTGATCCGCGACACCGCGGCCGCCTGA